The following proteins are co-located in the Oncorhynchus clarkii lewisi isolate Uvic-CL-2024 chromosome 30, UVic_Ocla_1.0, whole genome shotgun sequence genome:
- the LOC139389528 gene encoding trifunctional nucleotide phosphoesterase protein YfkN-like, whose protein sequence is MSAYDSSPHCLDCKGGASHLHSSSPTDGNHEFDFGVDHLEEQTKNMTFPWFLSNVYDRFTHETLGHGMVSSILEWNSLKIGVMGLVEEDWLDTLGTVDKNNIHYTDYVETADHLSAELRDKGADLVIAVTHMRWRNDIRLASESNGVDLILGGHDHEYGVLEVNGILIVKSGSEFRYLSKIDVVKDQDGTFKYTCEKRATMRDLEEDAEIKQIVKGYTDNMQHMLGEVLCHTDVTLDGRCATVRRAECNLGNLITNAMLEATHAEAAILNSGTLRSDRLHPAGPLTMHDLLQILPLKDPVLVVEATGQQLYEGLENGVSIYPDLDGRFPQVSGIQFGFNPNGKPGHRVIAKTVKVQGKSLDRDRKYAVAMKEFLTKGKDGYTMFSSCPHRHDIENAQILSTILINHFESGQIVRGTKRCMSGHRMGLIKVSSSPSVSAIESTKSENLGGEEVGVAVVPGVEGRIFHVYPERQSETEG, encoded by the exons ATGAGCGCCTACGACTCCTCTCCGCATTGCCTCGACTGCAAAGGGGGCGCGAGTCACCTTCACTCCAGCAGTCCAACTGATG GAAATCATGAGTTTGATTTCGGCGTGGACCACTTGGAAGAGCAGACCAAAAATATGACCTTCCCTTGGTTCCTCAGCAATGTGTACGACAG GTTCACCCATGAAACGCTGGGCCATGGCATGGTCAGCAGCATCCTGGAGTGGAACAGCCTAAAGATCGGTGTCATGGGCCTGGTAGAGGAGGACTGGCTGGATACCCTGGGCACTGTGGACAAGAACAACATCCACTACACAGACTATGTGGAGACAGCTGATCACCTTTCTGCTGAGCTGAGGGACAAAGGGGCTGACCTGGTCATCGCAGTCACACACATGAGGTGGCGTAATGACATCAGGCTAGCATCCGAGTCCAACGGTGTGGACCTCATCCTGGGAGGACATGACCATGAGTACGGGGTTCTGGAGGTCAATGGGATTCTGATCGTAAAGAGTGGCTCAGAGTTCAGGTACCTGTCAAAGATTGACGTTGTGAAGGACCAGGATGGGACGTTCAAGTACACCTGTGAAAAGAGAGCTACAATGAGAGACCTTGAGGAAGATGCGGAAATCAAACAGATTGTGAAAGGATACACTGATAATATGCAG CATATGCTTGGAGAGGTCCTGTGCCACACAGACGTGACCTTGGATGGACGCTGCGCCACCGTGAGACGAGCAGAGTGCAACCTGGGTAATCTGATCACCAACGCCATGCTGGAGGCCACTCATGCGGAAGCAGCGATTTTAAACTCAG GTACTCTGCGATCTGACCGCTTGCACCCGGCTGGTCCCCTGACCATGCATGACCTGCTGCAGATCTTGCCACTAAAGGACCCAGTGCTGGTGGTGGAGGCCACTGGGCAGCAGCTCTACGAAGGCCTGGAGAACGGGGTCAGCATCTACCCTGATTTAGATGGAAG ATTTCCCCAGGTTTCAGGGATTCAGTTTGGCTTTAATCCCAATGGAAAACCTGGACACAGAGTCATCGCTAAGACAGTGAAGGTTCAAGGCAAGAGTCTAGATAGAGACAGAAAATATGCGGTGGCCATGAAAGAATTCTTAACTAAG GGCAAAGATGGCTACACTATGTTCAGTAGCTGTCCTCATAGGCACGACATAGAGAATGCTCAGATCCTGTCGACCATCCTCATCAACCACTTTGAGTCTGGCCAGATCGTCAGAGGCACGAAGAGGTGCATGTCTGGCCACAGGATGGGCCTCATCAAGGTGTCCAGCAGCCCCTCTGTGTCTG CCATTGAAAGTACCAAGAGTGAGAATctggggggagaggaggtgggagtGGCTGTGGTGCCTGGAGTGGAGGGCAGGATATTCCATGTCTACCCTGAGCGCCAATCAGAAACAGAAGGCTAA